The Chanos chanos chromosome 9, fChaCha1.1, whole genome shotgun sequence genome includes the window TGTGCAGAACAGCCGAATGGAATATGTGTTGATAATTCTTTCTTGGCTCCAATCTTAATGTAGCTCCAGTCAGATTTTATGCCATGGGGTTTTAAAAGACTTGCCCTCTCAGACTTGGCTTGTGTACTTGTATCATTAAGAAGAATCTTGTAACAAGGTTTAGGGACTGTTGTACTTTGATTTCGTACTACCATTCATATTTCACTTGATTAGTGTACGGATGCCGTCTACTATAATCATTTAGTGAAGGACCtgcttgctttttttatttttttttaaattccactCACACGCACCTAGCCCAGAATTTGGCCTCATCAAAAGCTTAAAGTAACGAATGTGTTCCTCATTTAAACCGGCCACTGTGGCATACATGAATCTCAAAGCTTGCAAATCAGCAGAGTCCAGGATCTGCGTCAAACGTCTATGGACTGCTTCAGACCACTGTGTTTCAGTGCAGAGACTGGATGAGAATACAAATGCTGGTCAGTAGCTTATGGCACATTTTTAGGCGGGAGGGCAGCAGCTCAGTACAGTACAGGAGCCCCTCATACAAGTGAAATTAATGAAGGCTGCCTTTTGGTTTTAATCAGGCGACGTGGAACACACGGATCTCAGATATTGCAAATGAGTCTGTCGGAATCTGAAATTAACATTCTTGCGTGGCTTGTGATTGGCAATATGTTTTAGCAGGAGGGATAGCCAAGCCTCCAAATGTCGGTTAAAAGCCTGTAGCTTAAAGAGATTGCTCAAGAGGATATCTGTTACAGAAGATGAGGGCAAAAAGCAGACAGTTTGGGCAGTTGGCAACGTGGTCTAGTTTTATGATTGTATGTCTTCTCTTTGCAACTGGTTTTGGATGCTGTTGCCCAGAATTGTCTAATGGATTACATTTCCACAGCCCCACAGGCTTGTAGCTGGCTAGATGGTAGCGCAGGCTTTCATCTTTACGGTTCCCGGATTTGAAACAGTTTCCAAAAGCGGCCAGAGAAACCGGCTCGGCCAAGGGCGTTTTTGGACTAGCTCGTTcccgtctctctcccctctgactctcggtctctctcctcagcttcCACAGTGCGTCACTTGTACTTGCGCGGCGGTGTGGGCGTCGGCTCCATGACCAAGATTTATGGCGGGCGCAAGAGGAACGGCGTGTGCCCATCTCACTTCAGCGTCGGCTCCAAGAACGTGGCCCGCAAGGTCCTGCAGGCCTTGGAGGCTCTGAAGATGGTGGAGAAGGACCCCAacgggtgagtgtgtgtgtgtttgcaccaAAGCACCGCTAGTGTGTTGCCGTCAAACAGGGAAATGTTCACAAGTTACAAAGTGCAATCTTATTTTGTCATGGTCTGTAACCGAATTAGCCACCGCGTAACGACGTTAGCGTGTTCTTGGTGGCAGGCTGGCCGCCGGCTCTCGCCCAATAGCGTGAGCCAGACTCTGACGGTTCGCGATGAGCTGGACTGATTCGGTGATGGAAACGGTTCCTGTCATGGGATGTTTGGGGAACTTTGTGTGCAAGAGACCGAATAATTGGCGACAGGGCGTTTGTTTTGACGTTGATCTTAATGTACCCACTTATTAATTGCTTCAATTATTCATCAATGCCTAAAGTAGGTTTGTCATTAGGGAGTTGGTATGTGGACAGTGTGATGTCTGTCCTTGCGTTTTGTGACCGATTCTCTCCTTTCTGGTGTTCCTAGCGGGCGCAGACTGACCTCCCAGGGCACAAGAGACCTGGACAGAATCGCCGGCCAGGTGAgaacttctttcttttttccctttttaaaatttttttttatttatttttttttaaactctttgtGGATGCGTGTACAGGGCCAGCCTGCCTTGTTAAGGGATACTTCTGACTGGTAATTCCAGGTCTCATTCTGACAGATGGGTGGAAAGCAGTCTTTGGTTTGTCTCAATCAGTGACTGTGATTGTTCACGGTGCTGTGCTTCAGTGTGATGGCAAGAGGCAGCTCAATATCAATTTGGGAAATGagcaccaccccaccccccaccccagagTGTATACAGATCTCTCCCGCCCCCGGTCATATTTCTGAACCATTTGATTGTCAGTGCCCAAGGGGCTTTGAAAGTGTAGACAGATGAATACCTCTGAAAGTCTTACAAATAAACGAATCGGCTAAATGAACGTTCAGGAGGGAAAAGGGGGGTGGTGCAgacaaaacatccaaaaatCTCTCGAAGATGAAGGGGGAAGGAAGGaagggggggcaaaaaaacaaaacacacccactGTTTTGCTGTCTGGTGCAATCTCTTGGCCCTCTGAGCCGCGGTAGCGTGACAACCCGGAGCTGGAGGAAATAAACAAGCCGGTTGAATTTCATGCTTGCTGGGTTGCCGTATGGCGGCGGTTTATTCCGCCTGATCCCCGTAATGAGCTGAATTCAGATGAGTTAACCTGATTTCGGCACACGGGCGATCCCAGCTTCCCTCGGCTTTAACTCGCTGCCTTAAGCCAGCCGGCGTGGTTGGTCTCTCCGTCACCCTCTTCTCTCACGGCCTCAAATAAAATCGATTTGCTTAGTGAGCGGTGAGGTGGCGTAATCTCTCCGGGATGAAGAACGGCGATGCAAGTGGGAAAACACCACAaacgttctttttttcttttcttttcttttttctttttttttttccttcattttcctGTAAATGTTAAGGCTGATTTTAGACGTTTTCTATGGGCATCCCTTCAGTTTAATTTGGtttttctctgctttgctgttttcctcatgACTCACTGTACATAACTAATGgtaatctttctctctgttttttttcccccctcaggtTGCTGCTGCAAGCAAGAAGTCTTGAGGTGTATAATAAACTTTTTGGAGAAACTAAGAACGGTCTCTTGCGGTTTTATTTTCTGATTCTGATCTGATTTATGGATTACAAGTGAAACTGTTTCTCATGCGAGTTCTGTCTGAAATTCAGGAAAGCAGCTCCATGGTATTAGGATCATGAGAGTTCAGACGTGTTTGGTCTtcacactgaattaaacatgtGTTGTAACTAGTCCAAGTTTGCAGTAGAGCTGTGCCTTGGTGGTAGTACTCTTAAGTGTTGGATTGACACAAGCCCTCCAACCAGTTAATTAGTCGAAGCGTTTTCCGCCAGAAACGAAAGGCATATCGGTGAGATCAGATTCTGTCTCTCGCCGATACTAAAATGAACTCATGGATTAAGACTAGGTCCtcggttttgtttttaattacgCCACTGTGTGTTCCATTCCACGTGCAACGCATTATTTAAAGTACTCGAGAGTTCAATTATTTTGGATGAGGTCTTTAAGTACGGTAGAATTATGCTTGAAATTGCCCGGTTCTCCCCACAGGTAGTTAAAGCGGTGTTCGCACTGCTTTCGACTCGCGAGACAGTATAGTGAACTATAAAGATGGCATGAAATGTAAGGACGGGCCTGACATATCA containing:
- the rps19 gene encoding small ribosomal subunit protein eS19, which produces MPGGGVTVKDVNQQEFVRALAAFLKKSGKLKVPDWVDIVKLAKHKELAPCDDNWFYIRAASTVRHLYLRGGVGVGSMTKIYGGRKRNGVCPSHFSVGSKNVARKVLQALEALKMVEKDPNGGRRLTSQGTRDLDRIAGQVAAASKKS